A stretch of the Arachis stenosperma cultivar V10309 chromosome 6, arast.V10309.gnm1.PFL2, whole genome shotgun sequence genome encodes the following:
- the LOC130933501 gene encoding GDSL esterase/lipase LTL1-like, with the protein MALHFSASLGSAVNSAAVRREAYAWRRLLLPIKKVLCSAVTAFHSGLRRSAASASQRKDKCTTWTLISFISLYVRWFVIGGVKVVEGRAFFVFGDSLVDNGNNNYLATTARADSYPYGIDFPSHTPTGRFSNGLNIPDLISEKLGSEPTLPYLSPALDGERLLVGANFASAGIGILNDTGIQFINIIRIMRQLQYFEQYQERVSGLIGEEGARRLVNEALVLITLGGNDFVNNYFLLPFSARSRQFAIPDYVVYLISEYRKILVRLYELGARRIMVTGTGPLGCVPAELSQHSRNGECYAPLQEAADLFNPQLFQLINQLNSEIGSDVYISANAFAMNMDFIGNPQQFGFITSKVACCGQGPYNGIGLCTPISNLCPNRDLYAFWDPFHPSERANRIIVDRFMIGDSTYMHPMNLSTVMLLDSSST; encoded by the exons ATGGCCCTGCATTTCTCGGCATCGTTGGGTTCCGCAGTGAACAGTGCTGCTGTTAGGCGTGAAGCCTATGCGTGGCGGAGGCTCTTGCTTCCGATAAAAAAGGTGTTGTGTTCGGCAGTCACGGCGTTCCACAGTGGATTACGACGATCGGCAGCATCAGCCTCACAACGGAAG GACAAATGTACTACGTGGACCTTAATCTCTTTCATTTCTCTTTATGTCAGAT ggttTGTGATTGGTGGAGTGAAAGTAGTTGAAGGTCGAGCTTTCTTTGTATTTGGAGATTCATTGGTTGACAATGGAAACAATAACTACCTTGCAACGACTGCAAGAGCTGATTCATACCCTTATGGCATTGATTTTCCATCTCACACACCCACTGGCCGCTTCTCCAATGGCCTTAACATCCCTGACCTTATCA gtGAGAAACTTGGGTCAGAACCGACATTGCCATATTTGAGTCCAGCGCTTGACGGAGAAAGACTACTCGTTGGTGCCAACTTTGCTTCAGCTGGAATCGGCATTCTCAATGACACTGGAATTCAGTTT ATAAACATAATAAGAATAATGAGGCAATTGCAGTACTTTGAGCAGTATCAGGAAAGAGTAAGTGGATTAATCggagaagaaggagcaagaagACTGGTGAACGAAGCATTGGTTCTGATTACGTTGGGTGGCAATGATTTTGTCAACAACTATTTCTTGTTACCCTTCTCTGCCAGATCCAGACAATTTGCCATACCGGATTATGTTGTATACCTCATCTCTGAGTATCGCAAAATTCTTGTG AGGCTATATGAATTGGGAGCAAGAAGGATTATGGTAACTGGTACAGGACCATTAGGTTGTGTTCCAGCAGAGTTATCTCAACATAGCAGAAATGGAGAATGTTATGCACCGCTTCAAGAAGCTGCTGATTTGTTCAACCCTCAACTCTTTCAACTCATTAATCAACTCAACTCTGAAATTGGTTCTGATGTCTATATTTCTGCAAATGCCTTTGCCATGAATATGGATTTTATTGGTAATCCACAACAATTTG GATTTATAACATCAAAAGTAGCATGCTGTGGTCAAGGACCGTACAATGGGATTGGACTATGCACACCAATATCAAACTTGTGTCCAAACAGGGATTTGTATGCATTCTGGGACCCCTTTCATCCCAGCGAGAGAGCCAACAGAATCATTGTTGACAGGTTCATGATCGGTGACTCCACATACATGCATCCCATGAATCTCAGCACCGTTATGCTCTTGGATTCATCATCTACCTAG